A DNA window from Candidatus Paceibacterota bacterium contains the following coding sequences:
- a CDS encoding putative glycoside hydrolase: MTGWTASSKSRTSDMLEIVKNTRINSVVIDIKDYSGYVFYKTNVPEVKAYGAEKIIIPNIEELIEKFHNEKAYVIARMVIFQDPVLARARPDIAIRRKFNPNVLWTDKSGLTWIDPSSKEAWEYNLKIAKDAFEKGFDEVNFDYIRFPSDGNLKDMDFPLWDGEKQKRAIIRDFAQYLRRGTMGKNLSVDLFGLVTVNSDDLGIGQVLEDFVPFFDYISPMVYPSHYAHGFRGYANPAEYPYEVVYYSMKRAKERIDALPYEKKAKLRPWLQDFNLGAVYDEQMVKSQIRAVYDALKEDFKGYMLWNPRNIYTRGAIKY; the protein is encoded by the coding sequence ATGACCGGCTGGACAGCAAGCAGTAAAAGCAGGACCAGTGATATGCTTGAAATTGTAAAGAATACAAGAATTAATTCTGTAGTTATAGACATTAAGGATTATTCCGGATACGTTTTTTATAAAACAAACGTTCCGGAAGTTAAAGCATATGGAGCGGAAAAGATAATAATCCCAAATATTGAAGAATTGATTGAAAAGTTTCACAACGAGAAAGCGTATGTCATTGCAAGAATGGTTATTTTTCAGGACCCGGTTTTGGCAAGAGCAAGGCCCGATATTGCAATAAGAAGAAAATTTAATCCAAACGTTCTTTGGACCGATAAATCAGGGCTTACTTGGATTGACCCTTCAAGCAAAGAGGCGTGGGAGTATAATTTGAAAATAGCAAAAGATGCATTTGAAAAAGGATTTGATGAAGTTAATTTTGATTACATTAGATTCCCTTCCGACGGCAATTTAAAGGACATGGATTTTCCCCTTTGGGACGGAGAGAAACAAAAAAGAGCTATTATCAGGGATTTTGCACAATATCTTAGAAGGGGGACAATGGGCAAAAATCTTTCCGTTGATTTGTTCGGGCTTGTTACCGTAAACAGCGATGATTTGGGAATAGGCCAGGTTCTTGAAGATTTTGTCCCTTTTTTCGACTATATTTCCCCAATGGTTTATCCGTCCCATTATGCTCATGGATTCAGAGGATACGCCAATCCGGCGGAATATCCTTATGAAGTGGTTTATTATTCAATGAAAAGGGCAAAAGAGAGAATTGATGCCTTGCCTTATGAAAAAAAAGCCAAATTGCGTCCCTGGCTTCAGGATTTTAACCTTGGGGCCGTTTATGACGAGCAAATGGTAAAAAGCCAGATAAGAGCCGTCTATGACGCCTTAAAAGAAGATTTTAAGGGGTATATGCTTTGGAATCCGAGAAATATTTATACAAGAGGAGCGATTAAATATTAA
- a CDS encoding stage II sporulation protein M: MNLDRKINYKEYFFSLKPFLGFSFLIFFFSFINGYFLGEKVFDKDGMFLEELRKIASSLVNMGNIELFFFIFINNTVSLFLTVFLGMLFSIFPFFVLLVNGGILGILFFFFLQNSNLSLFLLGILPHGIIEIPILIIGGAMGFKMGKTMISVLFKKKGDLREEISLSFVFFARFLFPLIAIAALVEVFITGSILDIMK; encoded by the coding sequence GAATATTTTTTTTCTCTTAAGCCATTTTTGGGCTTCTCTTTTTTAATATTCTTTTTTTCATTTATTAACGGCTATTTTTTAGGTGAAAAGGTTTTTGATAAAGACGGAATGTTTTTGGAAGAATTAAGAAAGATTGCTTCTTCGCTTGTTAATATGGGGAATATAGAGCTCTTTTTCTTTATTTTCATCAATAATACAGTTTCTTTATTTTTGACGGTTTTTTTAGGAATGCTATTTTCTATCTTTCCCTTCTTTGTTCTTCTTGTTAACGGGGGAATTCTAGGCATTTTATTTTTCTTTTTTCTTCAAAATTCCAATCTTAGCTTATTTTTGCTTGGAATTTTGCCTCACGGAATAATTGAAATCCCAATTTTAATAATTGGAGGAGCAATGGGATTTAAAATGGGCAAAACCATGATAAGCGTTCTTTTTAAAAAAAAGGGAGATTTAAGAGAAGAAATTTCTCTTTCTTTTGTCTTTTTTGCAAGATTTTTATTCCCTCTTATTGCAATAGCCGCTCTTGTTGAAGTTTTTATAACCGGATCAATCTTAGACATAATGAAATGA